One segment of Vibrio orientalis CIP 102891 = ATCC 33934 DNA contains the following:
- a CDS encoding NAD-glutamate dehydrogenase: MTARETLMPVLLEKVYKLIQDKLELAHQPLVTQLAQHLFSNISQDDLVERNESDLYGAVVSLWHHINEKKADDISVRVFNPTVSRQGWQSTHTIVEIVVPDGPFLVDSVKMALSRLDLSSHLMLHGPTQVARTGKGEITGINEGEGVLQSLFHIEVDRLSQKEEMASLKAELLSILNDTGLVVQDWLLMVEKLEQVTSEVESQKGKIEIQRDRYDESIGFLRWLGKHNFTFMGYKEYDLVSVDGDTELRPTPDKGLGLFANRERVRTVKLSDFPDSARLEAKKPFLLIVTKGNRASRIHRPAYTDYIGIKKFDKNGKVIGEHRFTGLYTSAVYNQSVAGIPLIREKVERILEASGYREGSYSYKALHNILENYPRDELLQAKEEELLEVGMGVVQMQDRDMLRLFVRKDPFGRFFSCMVYVTKDRYNTELRRQTQRILQQYFGCKQEVEFTTYFSESPLARTHYIVRVDNNNMDVDVKMIEQNLMEASSTWDDRLSEAIVANFGESKGLPLSKDYLRAFPRSYKEDVMPGSAVADIERLENLSDDNKLGMLFYRPQELASDSKAVKLKLYHRDEPIHLSDVMPMLENLGLRVIGESPYEVRKSNGQVYWILDFSMLHKSDKTVDLREARDRFQQAFAAIWAGELESDGFNRLVLGASLTGREISILRAYARYMRQVGFPFSQHYIEETLNHYPELAKGLVELFTKRFEPKFKGSQKGQNDLIAKITEQLDHVESLDDDRIIRRYMEMITATLRTNYYQLDDNKQVKPWLSLKMKPSDIPEIPQPVPAFEIFVYAPDIEGVHLRGGKVARGGLRWSDRQEDFRTEILGLVKAQQVKNTVIVPVGAKGGFVCKRQPTLSGRDEIFAEGQRCYKRFIRALLDVSDNIIDGEVAHPKSVVRHDEDDPYLVVAADKGTATFSDLANSVSDEYNFWLGDAFASGGSNGYDHKAMGITAKGGWESVKRHFREMGINCQTTDFTAIGVGDMAGDVFGNGMLLSKHIRLQAAFNHMHIFIDPNPESASSWEERNRLFNLPRSSWEDYNAELISQGGGIFSRRAKSITLTPEIQKMLGTKKASMAPNDLIKMILSMEVDLLWNGGIGTYVKASAETHTDVGDRANDVLRIDGRDLKAKVVGEGGNLGMTQLGRIEYALTGGRVNTDFVDNVGGVDCSDNEVNIKIFLNSLVTNGDLTVKQRNKILESMEDEVGEIVLDDAYCQAESISVTEQQGVSLVKEQIRFIHTMEKAGHLDRALEYIPDDETLLEREKQGMALTRPELSVLVAYGKMVLKEELVHEDIAKDEFHAQQLVSYFPTELRRNYSAQMDNHPLRAEIIATALANQMVNEMGCNFVTRLQEETGACVVDIANAYTASREIFGLGKVLLEVRSLDNEASTEAQYDMIFYVRRTLRRLSRWLLRNRTGRQSVKDLIELYQADVDTIKEHLDDMLVPSEVEEHNEMAKAWIEQGIKPEVANYVARLSSLYSVLDISTVSREKGKTIEQTAKLYYNLGDRLSLHWFLKQINGQAVDNNWQALARAAFREDLDWQQRQLTGQVLNCACSPEELDVMKALDDWIVTNEVSLHRWENILNEFKVGSVHEFAKFSVALRELMLLNLNCSANE, encoded by the coding sequence ATGACCGCGCGTGAAACATTGATGCCGGTTCTGCTTGAAAAAGTATATAAACTTATTCAAGACAAACTCGAGCTTGCTCATCAACCTTTAGTCACCCAACTTGCTCAACATCTGTTTAGCAACATCTCTCAAGACGATTTAGTCGAACGCAATGAATCTGATTTATATGGTGCTGTTGTCTCACTTTGGCATCATATTAACGAGAAAAAAGCCGACGATATTTCTGTTCGAGTTTTTAATCCAACCGTAAGCCGTCAAGGATGGCAGTCGACACACACGATCGTAGAAATCGTGGTGCCGGATGGCCCATTTTTGGTTGACTCTGTAAAGATGGCACTTAGCCGTTTGGATCTTTCATCACACTTAATGCTACATGGACCAACGCAGGTAGCTCGTACCGGTAAAGGTGAAATTACCGGTATTAATGAAGGCGAGGGCGTTCTTCAATCTCTATTCCACATTGAGGTTGATCGTCTAAGTCAAAAAGAAGAAATGGCTTCTTTGAAAGCGGAACTTCTCAGCATTCTCAACGATACCGGCCTAGTTGTTCAAGACTGGTTACTGATGGTTGAAAAACTAGAGCAAGTGACGAGTGAAGTGGAATCTCAGAAGGGTAAGATTGAGATCCAACGTGATCGTTATGACGAATCGATCGGATTTTTACGCTGGTTAGGCAAACACAATTTCACATTCATGGGCTACAAAGAATACGATCTTGTTTCCGTGGATGGTGATACAGAGCTTCGTCCAACCCCAGATAAAGGGTTAGGTCTGTTTGCCAATCGTGAACGTGTACGTACGGTTAAGCTTTCAGATTTCCCAGATTCAGCGCGCTTAGAAGCGAAAAAACCGTTTCTCCTAATCGTGACTAAAGGTAACCGAGCATCTCGTATTCATCGCCCGGCATACACTGACTACATTGGAATTAAGAAATTCGATAAGAATGGCAAGGTTATCGGTGAGCACCGATTCACTGGCCTGTACACATCAGCTGTGTACAACCAAAGCGTCGCGGGTATCCCACTTATTAGAGAAAAAGTTGAGCGTATTCTGGAAGCGAGTGGCTACCGAGAAGGTTCATACTCTTATAAAGCACTGCACAATATTTTAGAAAATTACCCACGCGACGAACTACTTCAAGCTAAAGAAGAAGAGCTATTAGAAGTCGGTATGGGCGTTGTCCAGATGCAAGATCGTGACATGCTTCGCCTGTTTGTACGTAAAGACCCGTTTGGTCGTTTCTTCAGTTGTATGGTGTATGTAACTAAAGATCGTTACAACACAGAGCTGCGTCGCCAAACACAACGAATTCTTCAGCAATACTTCGGCTGCAAGCAGGAAGTTGAATTTACAACTTACTTCTCTGAAAGCCCGCTAGCGCGTACTCATTACATCGTTCGTGTTGATAACAACAACATGGATGTCGACGTTAAAATGATTGAGCAAAATTTAATGGAAGCATCTTCTACATGGGATGATCGTTTATCAGAAGCGATCGTAGCAAACTTCGGTGAGAGTAAAGGTCTACCTTTATCAAAAGATTACCTGCGTGCGTTCCCTCGTTCATACAAAGAAGATGTGATGCCTGGATCTGCGGTAGCAGATATCGAACGCCTTGAAAATCTAAGCGATGACAATAAGCTAGGCATGTTGTTCTATCGCCCGCAAGAACTTGCCTCTGACTCTAAGGCGGTAAAACTTAAACTGTATCACCGCGACGAGCCTATCCACCTGTCTGACGTAATGCCTATGCTTGAAAACTTGGGTTTACGTGTTATCGGTGAGTCACCTTATGAAGTGCGTAAGTCGAATGGCCAAGTCTATTGGATCCTAGATTTCTCCATGCTGCATAAGAGTGACAAAACGGTCGATCTTCGTGAAGCAAGAGATCGTTTCCAGCAAGCATTTGCAGCAATCTGGGCGGGCGAACTAGAAAGTGATGGCTTTAACCGCTTGGTTCTAGGTGCATCATTAACGGGTCGTGAGATTTCAATCCTACGTGCGTACGCGCGTTATATGCGTCAAGTTGGCTTCCCATTCAGTCAACACTATATCGAAGAGACGTTGAATCATTACCCAGAACTTGCTAAAGGTTTGGTTGAACTATTTACCAAACGTTTTGAGCCGAAATTCAAAGGCAGCCAGAAAGGGCAAAATGATCTCATCGCTAAGATTACTGAGCAACTCGATCATGTAGAAAGCCTCGATGACGATCGTATCATCCGCCGTTACATGGAGATGATCACTGCAACGTTACGTACAAACTACTACCAACTTGATGACAATAAGCAGGTTAAGCCTTGGCTATCGCTTAAAATGAAGCCGAGTGATATTCCTGAAATTCCTCAGCCAGTACCGGCATTCGAGATCTTCGTCTACGCACCAGATATTGAAGGTGTGCACCTACGTGGCGGTAAAGTCGCACGCGGTGGTTTGCGCTGGTCAGATCGCCAAGAAGATTTCCGTACTGAGATTCTTGGCCTGGTTAAAGCTCAGCAAGTTAAGAACACCGTCATTGTTCCTGTTGGGGCAAAAGGTGGTTTCGTCTGTAAACGTCAACCAACGCTTAGTGGCCGTGATGAGATCTTCGCTGAAGGTCAACGTTGTTACAAACGCTTCATTCGTGCGCTTCTAGATGTATCCGATAACATTATTGATGGCGAGGTAGCGCATCCTAAGAGTGTCGTTCGTCATGATGAGGATGACCCATATTTAGTTGTTGCTGCGGACAAAGGGACTGCGACATTCTCGGATCTTGCTAACTCAGTGTCTGATGAATACAACTTCTGGTTGGGTGATGCATTTGCATCAGGTGGCTCGAACGGCTATGACCACAAAGCAATGGGTATCACTGCTAAAGGTGGTTGGGAATCGGTTAAGCGTCACTTCCGTGAAATGGGAATCAACTGTCAAACAACAGATTTTACAGCGATTGGTGTCGGTGACATGGCAGGGGACGTGTTTGGTAACGGTATGCTGTTATCTAAGCATATTCGCCTACAAGCTGCGTTTAACCATATGCATATCTTCATTGATCCGAACCCTGAGTCTGCGAGTAGCTGGGAAGAGCGTAATCGCTTGTTTAACTTACCACGCTCAAGTTGGGAAGATTACAATGCGGAGCTCATCTCTCAAGGCGGCGGAATCTTCTCTCGCCGCGCGAAGTCGATCACGTTGACTCCTGAAATTCAAAAGATGCTAGGTACTAAAAAGGCGTCGATGGCACCAAACGATCTTATTAAGATGATCTTATCTATGGAAGTCGATCTTCTATGGAATGGTGGTATCGGTACTTATGTTAAAGCATCGGCAGAGACTCATACTGATGTTGGTGACCGAGCCAATGATGTACTGCGTATCGACGGCCGCGACTTGAAAGCGAAAGTGGTCGGTGAAGGCGGTAACTTGGGGATGACTCAGTTGGGTCGTATTGAGTATGCTCTTACTGGTGGCCGCGTTAACACGGACTTTGTCGATAACGTTGGTGGTGTTGACTGTTCTGATAATGAGGTCAACATTAAGATCTTCCTAAATAGTCTAGTGACTAATGGTGATCTGACGGTTAAACAGCGTAATAAGATCCTTGAGTCGATGGAAGACGAAGTGGGTGAGATTGTTCTAGATGATGCTTACTGTCAGGCAGAATCTATCTCGGTCACAGAACAGCAAGGTGTTTCATTAGTTAAAGAGCAAATTCGCTTTATCCACACAATGGAGAAAGCGGGGCACCTTGACCGAGCACTAGAGTATATTCCTGATGATGAAACACTGCTTGAGCGTGAAAAGCAGGGAATGGCACTGACTCGTCCAGAACTTTCGGTATTGGTCGCATACGGTAAAATGGTGCTTAAAGAAGAGCTGGTTCATGAAGACATTGCAAAAGATGAATTCCATGCCCAACAACTGGTCAGCTACTTCCCAACAGAGTTACGACGTAACTATTCTGCACAAATGGATAACCATCCTCTACGTGCTGAAATCATTGCAACAGCACTTGCCAATCAAATGGTTAACGAGATGGGCTGTAATTTCGTTACTCGTCTGCAAGAAGAAACAGGTGCATGTGTGGTTGATATTGCCAACGCTTATACTGCATCTCGTGAAATCTTTGGTTTAGGCAAAGTGTTGCTAGAAGTGCGCTCGTTAGATAACGAAGCCTCGACCGAAGCTCAATACGATATGATCTTCTACGTTCGCAGAACCCTTCGTCGTTTGTCACGTTGGTTGCTGCGCAATCGTACGGGTCGTCAATCGGTGAAAGATCTGATTGAATTGTATCAAGCGGACGTCGATACAATCAAAGAACATCTCGATGATATGCTTGTACCTTCGGAAGTTGAAGAGCATAACGAGATGGCGAAAGCTTGGATTGAGCAGGGCATCAAACCTGAAGTTGCTAACTATGTCGCCCGTTTGTCTAGTTTATACTCAGTGCTGGATATATCAACAGTATCCCGTGAAAAGGGTAAAACCATTGAGCAAACAGCAAAACTTTACTACAACTTAGGTGATCGTTTATCACTTCATTGGTTCTTAAAGCAAATCAATGGGCAGGCCGTGGACAACAACTGGCAGGCACTTGCAAGAGCCGCATTCCGTGAAGATCTTGATTGGCAGCAACGTCAATTAACAGGACAAGTGCTCAACTGTGCTTGTTCACCAGAAGAGCTTGATGTGATGAAAGCGCTTGATGATTGGATTGTGACTAACGAAGTATCTCTTCATCGTTGGGAAAATATCCTTAATGAATTTAAAGTGGGTTCAGTACATGAATTCGCTAAATTCTCGGTAGCTTTACGTGAACTGATGCTGCTAAACCTTAATTGTTCAGCGAATGAGTAA
- the prc gene encoding carboxy terminal-processing peptidase, with amino-acid sequence MKCRSKLSLIAASLWLAASSANALEANITLEDLPVLTPEAQHETASKRVTSRFTRSHYKHFSLNDQFSQAIFERYIEMLDFNRNIFTQADIDSFNSWSAGIDDQLKSGDNQIAFDVYNLSIKRRYERFQYALGLLDKEMTFDSDETIELDRSEEAWPQSTAELDELWRKRVKYDALNLKLTGKDWNEIKEVLGKRYNNALKRLSQTHNEDAFQLYMNAFAREVDPHTSYLSPRSADQFQTEMNLSLEGIGAVLQMTDDYTVIRSLVAGGPASNSKQLAEGDRIIGVGQDGEDIVDVIGWRLDDVVQLIKGPKGTKVNLQILPEGKDVKAEVITIVRDKIRLEDRAVKSEVIEKDGKKIGVLEVPSFYVGLAKDTDKLIGELKEKGVDGIIVDLRNNGGGALTEATALSGLFITSGPVVQVRDSYGRVNVNSDTDGKISYQGPLTVLVNRYSASASEIFAAAMQDYGRAIVLGENSFGKGTVQQHRSLNHIYDLFDKELGYVQYTIQKFYRIDGGSTQNKGVAPDIAFPTAVDPSETGESVEDNALPWDSIDKAKYEVLQRNEPLVGKLAAKHQVRIAKDLEFRFIAEDIEKYKAEKDDNTLSLNEKTRKAESDKADEKRLERINQRQKALGEKTFSTLDDVPKDYEAPDAYLDESVAIMVDMIKS; translated from the coding sequence ATGAAATGCCGTTCAAAATTGTCGCTGATTGCTGCTAGCCTATGGCTAGCAGCTTCTTCAGCCAATGCTCTAGAAGCAAATATCACTCTTGAGGACTTACCAGTCCTTACTCCTGAAGCTCAGCATGAGACAGCAAGCAAACGTGTTACGTCTCGCTTTACTCGCTCTCACTACAAACACTTCTCGTTAAACGATCAGTTTTCTCAGGCTATTTTCGAACGTTATATCGAAATGCTTGATTTCAATCGCAATATCTTTACTCAAGCAGATATTGACTCATTCAATAGTTGGTCAGCAGGTATTGATGACCAATTGAAGTCGGGTGATAACCAGATCGCATTCGATGTTTACAATCTTTCTATCAAGCGTCGTTACGAACGTTTCCAGTATGCGTTAGGGCTGCTAGATAAAGAGATGACTTTTGATAGTGATGAGACAATCGAACTTGACCGAAGTGAAGAAGCTTGGCCACAAAGCACGGCTGAACTTGATGAGTTGTGGCGCAAACGTGTGAAATACGATGCGCTTAACTTAAAGCTGACGGGCAAAGATTGGAATGAGATCAAAGAGGTATTAGGTAAGCGTTATAACAATGCTCTTAAACGCCTTAGCCAAACGCATAATGAAGATGCCTTCCAGCTATACATGAATGCATTTGCGCGCGAAGTAGATCCTCATACTAGCTATCTTTCACCTCGTAGTGCCGACCAGTTCCAAACAGAGATGAACCTGTCTCTAGAGGGGATTGGCGCAGTACTGCAAATGACTGATGATTATACGGTTATTCGTTCTCTTGTTGCTGGTGGCCCTGCGTCTAATAGCAAACAACTTGCCGAAGGTGATCGCATCATAGGTGTTGGTCAAGATGGTGAAGATATTGTTGATGTTATTGGCTGGCGTCTCGATGACGTTGTTCAGTTGATCAAGGGACCGAAAGGAACCAAGGTCAACCTGCAAATCTTACCTGAAGGCAAGGATGTTAAGGCTGAAGTCATTACCATCGTTCGAGATAAGATTCGTCTTGAAGACAGAGCAGTCAAATCTGAAGTCATTGAAAAAGACGGCAAGAAGATTGGTGTTCTAGAAGTACCTAGTTTCTACGTCGGCTTAGCTAAAGATACAGATAAACTTATCGGCGAGCTTAAAGAAAAAGGCGTTGATGGCATTATCGTTGATTTACGTAATAACGGTGGTGGTGCATTAACTGAAGCGACGGCACTTTCCGGCTTGTTTATTACAAGTGGACCCGTTGTGCAGGTGCGTGACAGTTACGGCCGCGTCAATGTTAACAGTGATACTGATGGTAAAATTAGTTACCAAGGTCCACTGACTGTCTTGGTGAATCGATACAGTGCCTCAGCATCAGAAATCTTTGCGGCAGCGATGCAAGATTATGGTAGAGCTATCGTTCTGGGTGAAAACTCATTTGGTAAAGGTACCGTACAGCAACACCGTTCATTGAATCATATCTATGATCTGTTCGATAAAGAGCTAGGTTACGTTCAATATACTATTCAGAAGTTCTACCGCATTGATGGCGGCAGTACTCAGAATAAAGGTGTTGCACCAGATATCGCATTCCCAACAGCTGTTGACCCAAGTGAAACGGGTGAAAGTGTTGAGGATAACGCGCTACCTTGGGACAGTATTGATAAAGCGAAATACGAAGTGTTACAGCGTAACGAGCCTTTGGTCGGTAAACTGGCCGCCAAGCACCAAGTTCGTATTGCGAAAGATCTCGAATTCCGCTTTATCGCAGAAGATATTGAAAAGTACAAAGCTGAAAAAGACGATAATACTTTGTCATTAAACGAGAAGACTCGTAAAGCTGAAAGCGATAAAGCTGATGAGAAACGGCTTGAACGTATAAATCAGCGACAAAAAGCACTTGGTGAGAAAACCTTTAGTACTTTAGATGATGTACCAAAGGATTATGAGGCACCAGATGCTTATTTGGATGAATCTGTAGCCATTATGGTTGATATGATTAAATCTTAA
- the proQ gene encoding RNA chaperone ProQ, producing MENTEKLKNSKEVIAYIAECFPKCFTLEGEAKPLKIGIFQDLAERLTDDPKVSKTQLRAALRQYTSSWRYLHGVKPGAVRVDLDGNPAGELDEEHVEHAKTALAESKAKVQARRKEQAQKAREEGKAKAKPAAKKPQARRPQQNKVQKASKPVETRALNADEVTVGNQVNVNMGKGNMAATIVEINKEDVRVQLTNGLQMVVKAEHLRA from the coding sequence ATGGAAAACACTGAAAAGTTAAAAAACAGCAAAGAAGTTATCGCATATATTGCTGAATGTTTCCCTAAGTGCTTTACTTTAGAAGGTGAAGCTAAGCCACTTAAAATTGGTATTTTTCAAGATCTTGCGGAGCGTCTAACTGACGACCCGAAAGTAAGCAAAACTCAACTTCGTGCAGCGTTAAGACAGTACACTTCATCATGGCGTTACCTTCACGGTGTTAAGCCTGGTGCAGTACGTGTAGATTTAGATGGCAACCCAGCAGGTGAGCTTGATGAAGAACACGTAGAACACGCAAAGACTGCACTAGCTGAAAGCAAGGCTAAAGTGCAAGCTCGTCGTAAAGAGCAAGCTCAGAAAGCTCGCGAAGAAGGTAAAGCTAAAGCGAAACCAGCGGCGAAGAAGCCTCAAGCTCGTCGTCCGCAACAGAACAAAGTACAAAAGGCCAGCAAGCCAGTAGAGACGCGCGCTCTGAACGCTGACGAAGTAACAGTCGGTAATCAAGTAAACGTAAATATGGGCAAAGGAAATATGGCTGCGACTATCGTTGAAATCAATAAGGAAGATGTGCGTGTTCAGCTGACTAACGGCCTACAAATGGTTGTAAAAGCGGAGCATTTACGCGCATAA
- a CDS encoding DUF2835 domain-containing protein, with the protein MNHYYFTLNISYQTFLAHYNGVASNVLVVTDKGLRLQLPASRFRPFLSQIGLKGRFRLTTDQNNKFMKLELL; encoded by the coding sequence ATGAATCACTATTACTTCACTCTAAACATCTCATATCAAACTTTCTTGGCTCATTACAATGGCGTAGCGAGTAACGTTTTAGTCGTTACTGACAAGGGGTTACGCTTACAATTGCCTGCATCTCGTTTCAGGCCTTTTCTTAGTCAAATTGGGCTAAAAGGGCGCTTCAGATTAACAACTGACCAAAATAACAAGTTTATGAAGTTAGAACTTCTGTGA
- the pepN gene encoding aminopeptidase N — protein MAQTPQAKYRKDYQSPSHTITDIDLTFDLYDSETTVVATSNVKQLKESTTLRLEGEDLKLKSIHVNGETWTAYDELEGALEIHQLPAECELTIETLIDPEANTALEGLYKSGGAFCTQCEAEGFRRITYYMDRPDVLAKYTTKVIADKAQYPFLLSNGNRIAQGDLEGGRHWVQWQDPHPKPAYLFALVAGDFDVLRDKFVTQAGRNVELEIFVDKGNLDRAPHAMTSLINSMKWDEERFGLEYDLDIYMIVAVDFFNMGAMENKGLNIFNSKFVLANEKTATDTDYLGIEAVIGHEYFHNWTGNRVTCRDWFQLSLKEGLTVFRDQEFSSDLGSRAVNRINNVRIIRGPQFAEDASPMSHPIRPDKVIEMNNFYTLTVYEKGSEVIRMMHTLLGEEGFQAGMKLYFERHDGTAATCEDFVAAMEDASGVDLKQFRLWYSQSGTPTVKVSSDYNAAEQTYSLTVEQSTEPTQDQADKQALHIPFDVELYTQNGGVIELRCNNEPVHHVLNVTETKQTFVFENVAEQPVPSLLREFSAPVKLEYDYSDEELIFLMVHARNEFARWDAGQMLLAKYIRANVAKVQAGQEVELSEALVDAFRGVLLSKDLEPAFIAEVLSLPSFNEVSGWYKQVDVDAVVKVLKSIKVILATQLNDELSAIYHSSKQATYSIEHAAIGQRSLRNTALSFLAYTEQGNELAQSQYADANNMTDTIAAMSAANSAQLECRESLMQDYSDKWKHDGLVMDKWFALQGTNPAENVLDVIKQTMEHEAFSLKNPNRTRSLVGSFLNMNPIHFHAKSGEGYKFAGEILRELNSSNPQVASRLIDPLLKFRKYDDQRQATIKAELEALKSMDNLAKDLYEKVTKALES, from the coding sequence ATGGCTCAGACTCCTCAAGCCAAATATCGCAAAGACTACCAGTCTCCGTCTCATACAATTACCGATATCGACCTTACGTTTGACCTCTATGATAGCGAAACGACAGTCGTTGCTACATCAAATGTAAAGCAGCTTAAAGAGAGCACAACACTGCGTTTAGAAGGTGAAGACCTTAAGCTGAAGAGTATTCACGTAAATGGTGAAACTTGGACTGCATATGATGAGCTAGAAGGTGCATTAGAAATTCATCAGTTGCCTGCAGAGTGTGAATTGACCATCGAGACACTGATCGATCCTGAAGCAAATACAGCCCTTGAAGGTTTATATAAGTCAGGTGGGGCTTTCTGTACTCAATGTGAAGCGGAAGGTTTCCGTCGCATCACTTACTACATGGACCGCCCGGACGTATTGGCAAAATACACAACCAAAGTTATTGCTGACAAAGCGCAATACCCATTCTTATTAAGTAATGGTAACCGGATTGCTCAAGGTGATTTAGAAGGCGGTCGCCATTGGGTTCAATGGCAAGATCCGCATCCGAAACCAGCTTACTTGTTTGCGCTAGTCGCTGGTGATTTCGATGTATTACGCGATAAATTTGTCACTCAAGCTGGTCGTAATGTTGAGCTTGAAATCTTTGTTGATAAAGGCAACTTAGATCGCGCGCCGCATGCGATGACCTCACTCATCAACTCAATGAAGTGGGACGAAGAACGTTTCGGATTAGAATACGATCTTGATATCTACATGATTGTGGCTGTCGATTTCTTCAATATGGGTGCGATGGAGAACAAAGGTTTGAATATCTTTAACTCCAAGTTTGTCTTGGCTAATGAAAAAACCGCAACAGATACGGATTACCTTGGTATTGAAGCGGTAATTGGTCACGAATACTTCCATAACTGGACGGGCAACCGAGTGACTTGCCGCGACTGGTTCCAACTCAGTTTGAAAGAAGGTTTAACGGTATTCCGTGATCAAGAGTTTTCGTCAGACTTAGGCTCGAGAGCGGTAAACCGTATCAACAATGTGCGCATTATCCGTGGTCCTCAATTTGCGGAAGATGCTAGCCCAATGTCTCATCCAATTCGTCCGGATAAAGTGATTGAGATGAACAACTTCTACACGTTAACAGTGTACGAAAAAGGCAGTGAAGTGATTCGTATGATGCATACACTGTTGGGCGAAGAGGGTTTCCAAGCCGGCATGAAGCTGTACTTTGAACGCCATGACGGTACCGCCGCGACGTGTGAAGATTTTGTTGCTGCGATGGAAGATGCATCGGGTGTGGATCTGAAACAGTTCCGTCTATGGTATAGCCAGTCGGGCACACCGACAGTTAAAGTATCAAGTGATTACAACGCTGCTGAGCAAACTTACTCATTAACGGTAGAGCAGTCGACAGAGCCAACTCAAGATCAGGCTGATAAGCAGGCGTTACACATCCCGTTTGATGTAGAACTATATACTCAAAATGGTGGTGTGATTGAGTTACGCTGTAACAATGAGCCGGTTCACCACGTGCTTAATGTGACAGAGACTAAGCAAACATTTGTTTTTGAAAACGTGGCAGAGCAACCAGTACCGTCATTGCTTCGCGAGTTTTCTGCGCCAGTGAAACTTGAGTACGATTACAGTGATGAAGAGCTAATTTTCTTAATGGTTCATGCTCGCAACGAGTTTGCACGTTGGGATGCGGGTCAAATGCTTCTTGCTAAGTACATTCGCGCGAACGTTGCTAAAGTGCAAGCAGGGCAAGAGGTTGAATTGTCGGAAGCGCTTGTCGATGCGTTCCGTGGAGTTTTACTTTCAAAAGACCTCGAGCCAGCATTTATTGCAGAAGTCCTTTCATTACCGAGCTTTAATGAAGTTTCTGGTTGGTATAAACAAGTTGATGTCGATGCCGTCGTTAAAGTACTAAAATCTATCAAAGTGATTCTTGCTACGCAATTGAACGATGAACTAAGTGCGATTTACCACAGCTCTAAACAAGCAACATATTCAATTGAACATGCGGCGATCGGCCAACGCTCGCTACGTAATACAGCGCTGAGCTTCTTAGCTTATACAGAACAAGGTAACGAGCTAGCTCAGAGTCAATATGCAGATGCGAATAATATGACTGATACCATTGCGGCGATGAGTGCGGCGAACAGTGCACAACTAGAGTGCCGCGAATCGCTAATGCAAGATTACAGTGATAAGTGGAAGCATGATGGTTTGGTGATGGATAAGTGGTTTGCGTTGCAAGGTACGAACCCAGCAGAGAACGTTCTCGATGTGATTAAGCAGACGATGGAGCATGAAGCTTTCAGTCTGAAAAACCCAAACCGTACACGTAGCTTGGTTGGCTCATTCCTAAACATGAACCCTATACATTTCCACGCTAAGAGTGGTGAAGGGTATAAGTTTGCGGGTGAAATCTTACGTGAGTTAAACAGCAGCAATCCACAAGTTGCATCTCGCTTAATTGATCCTTTGTTAAAATTCCGCAAGTATGATGATCAACGTCAAGCGACGATTAAGGCAGAGCTTGAAGCGTTGAAGTCGATGGATAATCTGGCCAAAGATCTGTATGAAAAAGTGACTAAGGCGCTTGAGTCTTAA
- a CDS encoding GAF domain-containing protein translates to MKIEHFQRLTKQAIALIESETDLIANLSNISSLLNMELEELNWVGFYLMKDDELVLGPFQGKPACVRIPVGRGVCGTAVAQNRVQRIYDVHEFEGHIACDAESNSEIVIPFSINGQIAGVLDIDSPKVGRFSETDEQGLTFLMSEVEKLLNSHAIKA, encoded by the coding sequence ATGAAAATAGAACATTTCCAACGCTTAACCAAGCAAGCGATCGCACTTATTGAATCGGAAACGGATCTAATTGCTAACTTATCGAACATTAGTTCACTCCTAAATATGGAGCTTGAAGAGTTAAATTGGGTTGGCTTTTATTTAATGAAGGACGATGAGTTGGTGCTGGGGCCGTTTCAAGGTAAGCCCGCTTGTGTGCGAATTCCGGTAGGGCGAGGAGTCTGTGGTACTGCGGTGGCACAAAATCGTGTTCAGCGCATTTATGATGTCCATGAATTTGAAGGTCACATTGCTTGTGACGCGGAAAGTAACTCTGAGATAGTGATTCCATTTTCTATCAATGGTCAAATCGCTGGCGTTTTAGATATTGATAGCCCAAAAGTAGGCCGATTCAGCGAAACTGACGAGCAAGGACTGACTTTTTTGATGAGTGAAGTAGAAAAGCTGCTTAATTCACACGCTATCAAGGCATAA